DNA from Chelonia mydas isolate rCheMyd1 chromosome 3, rCheMyd1.pri.v2, whole genome shotgun sequence:
ggacgagagctgaggaagcattattctaagtcaaccataaaaagcttggcatactgtggggtcatccgggtacccatagcactgctgctgatttgaaggtatacattgtccccaaatgtgaaatagttaccGGTGAGGTTGTGCTCTGATCAGTTTCACACCTGGAAGGGAAGACTGGCAACTCCTTGGTAACTAGGCTGGCTGCTCTTGTCCCTCTTTGAACACCTTGATGAAGCCTCCAACAATGCCACCTGTTATCCCACCGAGAGACAAGATGAGCGAGGTACTATCTTAcatcggtccaataaaagatagtacctcactcacccttgtctctctaatagcctgggaccaacaggcAACAACCAGATCCCTTAACTGAGTCACATACAACCCTAGTACTAGTCTTTGTTGCAACAGCCCTTCTTTGGTTCTCCAGCCGTCCTCTCAcattgggggggcagggaggatagTTTATTTTTTCCCTACACTCCGCTGTCAACCAGACCCCGCTGTCAGCCCGCCTCGACCATCTTGAAACCAAAACCTCACTTACACACCCTTCATCGGACTAGAAGCTTTAGTAGGGGGACGTTTGATCGTCAGTAGGAGCGTGAGAGCAGGGCCGGGGAGGTTCGCTTGTCTTCAACATCACTCACGATTCTGTCTGCTGGGGCTGCCCTGCTCCGCCTGCTCTGCAGGGATCCGGTCAGTTCCTCCGTGGCCGGACGGGGGAGCGCCCCACGTGGCTCCGCTCAGCTCCAAGGTGAACGTGGGGAAGCAGCACCAAGCTGGGACCTCCCTCGGGGGCTCCATGGCGCCGGGCTGCCAGGGGATATTCCCGGAACGCGGAGCCGGTGTTCGCAGGGGCatgtcccagcccctcccctcgtCGCGGTTGGTGTGTGACGGCAGCGGGGCTGGGCGAGGCGCTGCGCGGGGGCGGGACCGCGGGGGAAGTGGTGGCCGCCGAGGCGGGGGAGCCCGGCCACTTCCTCGCCCTCGGTTGCTGCGGAGTTTGCACGGGGCTCGCTCGGCGCCCAGCCGGGAGGTGAGGCtggaggcggcggcggcgcgggGTGCCGCGCCTCGGCACAACTTCGCGGGTGGAGTCGGGTCTCTCTTGCGGCGGCTTTGGCCGGGGGGGTATCGCAGCCGCCTCTGGACTGGGGCAGCCCGGAGGAGCCGCGCGATGGGCCGGGCGGGGCGCTGGTTCCGATGGGGATTCTGGTTTACCCCGGCGCGGGGAGCTTCCCTGGGACAGGACGGCGGAGCCGGGGGCCTCCAGCCCGGtgctggggaagccgggctgtgCCGGGTAAGGAGCGACCCCGgagggctgccctgccctgcgcGGGGTGGGGGACACGAGTGAGGCTGGGGCGCGGGGGGAGTCTCCTTTTCTTGCCTTCGCGGGGGAGGGGCGCTCCGCAGGTCCGGCGAAGTGCTGCCGCTTTATCCGTCTCTTTACTCCTTGCAGGTCTcgctgggggtgaggggacgcccctcccccccgctccgcGCCGAAGAAGGGGAGCGAGTGGCTATCTGCGAGGGGCCCCGCGGCTGCGGCACCTCGGCCGACGGGAGGGCGCTGCCttgctcccctcctgcacccccggGGGCAGCGGAACGGACCCCGAGCGGAGAGTTTCTGTCCAGGCTCCCGCGGCGGGCAGCAGCGTCCGGATCCCGGCGCGGGCGAGCCGGAGAGGGGCGCGGGGATGGCGGGGCGCGCTCGGCGGGGCGCggcggcccctgccccgggcgcGGAGAGGCGGGCggcgctggggctgctgctgcaggtgctgctgggctggggctcgGCTCAGCAGCCCGGCTCCTGCCCTGCGCCCTGCGAGTGCTCCGAGGCCGCCCGGACGGTGAAGTGCGTGAACAGGAACCTGACGGCGGTGCCCCGGGACCTGCCGCCCTACGCGCGGCTCCTCTTCCTCACGGGCAACCGGCTCGCCAGCCTCCCGCCCGGCGCCTTCCTTTCGTCCCCCCTGCCGCAGCTCAGCCTCCTCAACCTGAGCGGCAGCCACCTGCAGCAGGTGGAGGCCGGCGCCTTCGCCAGCCTGCCCAGCCTAAGGCAGCTGGACCTGAGCGGCAACGCCCTGGCCAAGCTGAGTCCCGAGGCCTTCGGCAACGCCAGCAGCCCCCTGGAGGAGCTGAACCTCAGCAACTCCCTCCACAGCCAGAGCGTGGTGCCCGCCCTGGCCGAGCTGCTGGCCTCGGGGGTGCTGGGCAACTTGAGCCGCCTGGAGCTGGCAGACAACAGGCTGATCTCCCTGCCTGCGGGCATGttctcctgcctgcccagccTGCAGCACCTGGACCTGCGGAACAACTCCCTGATGAGCTTGCAGGCCGCGGCCTTCCTCAGCCTGGCCCAGCTCCAGAGCCTTGACCTCAGCCACAACTCCCTGAAGTGCCTGAGGAACGCCACCATctcccagctccacagcctgCCCGCGCTCCGCCGGATCAGCCTGGGCCACAACACCTGGGTCTGCGACTGCTGCCTCGAGCACTTGGTGAGCTGGCTCAGGGAGAGCGACCAGGTGGAAGGGAAAGAGGCCTTGAAGTGCTCTTATCCTGACAAGATGCGGGACAAACCCCTGGTGAAGACCAACAGCTCAGACCTGGACTGTTCTGTGCCTGTAGACATCCAGTCCCAATTGCAAACGTCCTATGTCTTCTTAGGGATAGTGCTGGCTCTCATTGGAGCCATTTTTCTCCTGGTTTTGTATTTGAACCGAAAAGGAATCAAAAAGTGGATGTACAATATCAGAGATGCATGTAGGGATCATATGGAGGGATATCACTACAGATACGAGATGAACGCAGACCCCAGGTTAACAAACCTCAGCTCTAGTTCTGATGTATGAAGATACATTATGGAAGCAGGGCAAGGCACAGTAGCTATGCACGGCTGCtactgaaacctgtcattatgcatgAAATGTAGACTTAAGCTTTACCCCCATGCTCACTTCCCCTCTTCCAGAGaaacaacagatttatttgtgccATGTGGGGAATATGCCTCTATGTAATGTAAAGATAATGACTATTTTCTGTTACCCTGAAACATTGAGCAATTTTGCATGGTGTTGGGCTGTACATAAGAAACATGCTgctattccctcccctccccgcacctgTTTTTCTTTGGAACTTGCTCTCAATAgttatttgaaacatttttcaagATCTAAAATGAAAAAGGATCCTCTTTGATGTTCCCAAACCGCAAGAGCATATAAAATTTACCAATAGAGATATGATCCAACAAAAGCTGCCTCAAGTTTTTTGGGAAAGAAGCTTTATTCATTAATTACAGTTTTGTTCTTAGGTATCCTGAGAAGAAATACCTGCAGATTTAAAAAGCTCCTAACAACTCTGTGCAAAGAAGCAACTAAAATAGTGAGCATGCACAAATACTTTGTAGTTTTACATGTTAGGGAAAACTTACAACCTCAATAAACCTCTTACTCTTTTGTAAAGTTCTTTTTGATGGCAGTTTAAGTGAAAATAGGATGCTTTTTTAATATAAACTGCATATAAACTCAGTTTGAACTGTTAAATAATTCAATAAATGTTCTTACAAAGAATTACTGTTGTGCTGAAATTtgttgtttaatgataaaactcTAAAATAAATGCATGGAAGTAGTTGTACTATATTAATGCATGGGAAACATTCTGTTTTTATAGAACAGGGTCGAGTTTAGAGTCTGGTTATAAGTATTCACATGGCAACTTGTGAAACACCATATAAGAATATATAGATTCCACAGGGAAAACCAATTTCCTTTAGTAAAAAAACTTCGCAAACAAAAGAACAGAGGCTAATGCTAGGTTCTCCCTTATCACTAAAATACTGCAAGATTATAAACAAATTACATGAAAGTGTACACCtcaattaaaaatcaaatgtgATGATGTATGCTTAAAGCTTCAGAAAAATCACATCTAAACTATTGCTTTTAATTGCAAAGTAGATTTTCCATAGTAAATTAAATGTTGACAAATGCTGAAGGCAGAGTTTGGCACATGAAACTTAATGTTTATTATTTGAAACTTGCAATCCTTGGGCAATACTGCAGTAATCTACACTGTGCATCATGTTTTGAGATCTGACCTAATTTTACAGCTTCTTAAAACTACTAACAGGTGATCTTTAATAATAATTCTATACATGTTTGTGCTTGACATTTGCCTATGAGTGACACTTTGATTAATATTTATGCAAAATATGTAAGGAAGGACTTTATCATATTGCCTATTTAATTTTGATGGCACATATCAAAAGGGTAACAACAGATAACCTAAGGAGATTTCTTTTGTAAACAGATTCTAAATGAAAGGGGACAGAGTCACTTTGAACTTTTAAGACTTAATTTAATATTTCTGCTTTTTGGCTGAGCATGTCAATTATTTTATCCGACATTCTTAAACAATACTTAGCATAGCATGTAATATAAAGTTGGTCTGGTATATAGAGTATTTTtgcttttaatgaaaattttagtAGCTATATGCCTTTCATAAGCATTTTTATGTACATAAAGAAGCTCTTAAACTGAGATATtgtgtaaaaatatataaacttAGTTTGACAGTTTTCACAGTTTAAATGCAATAGATTTTTATCCCTGCAGCTTGTGGTATTCTCAGAGTAACTAATTTGTTTTAAGACTAACTTCTATAGCTTGAAATCAGCAATATTCATGAACGctgatatttgttttaaatgtacagtATACACAATTTTGAGAATAAGGCAAAGGGAAGAACACACAATTttgataaatgtattttaaaactaatgACCTATGATAGCTTCTCCTACTCTAATGATGAAGGATCACAGCCAACTAGATTCAGTTTAcagattaaaaaaccaaaaactccaATGCCTTTCCAAAAGTCAGTTACAAGTATTATAATAGTGTGATTAGTGTCTGAATAACTTACTGTGCAACTACCAAAAAATTCCTTAAAACTCATGGTTACTTAGTAAATGCAAAATAGTTACGTGACAAGCTATATTGTACTGGTTATTTGAGAGAGTGTCCTCTTCcatatgtttgtatagtgcctagaacaatggggcctcAATATCATTGGCCTGTAGGTACTACAGCTATAtataatgtttaataataatttgaaatatATACCAGCCAAGCAGTTTCCTGGAGGCGTGTACCGTAAAATATCAGTCTATCATACATGGCTTATTAAGGATAGCTAATTGACTATCTTAGTCACATAATCTGTAACTAAAAAATTCAGCAAGTCAGTGTTTGAGTAGTGGAAAAGTGTCTCAATTGTACCAACATATATTAGACTCAATGATTATCAGTATTTTTGTATGATAAAGTCACTGTAGTAGAATTGTTGAGAGAATTGGTGACGCCTGCTTTAAAAAAGTTCTTTCATTTACTTTCAAGTAGATTTATTAGTGTATGACCATTAGACTGACACTGTTGTGTTGTTTTGATACACACCTAAAATGTTTGACCAATAATAAATGCTTTGGTATTTTTGTAGAGACTATAAAATGCATTTGatctttaaaatctttttttataaAATTCGTGGTTGGCGCTTGTCTTCCTTTCCTATAAGAAATAGTTATAGTACATAGAAGACAAGAATAAGAGTTATAAAAGTGCTTCTGAATTTTTAAACGTGTACgttgcaaatgctttgggatTGCAGGGTTTTCTAAAGCTTACTCTTTCCCACTGCTTATCCTACTTTGACTCCTTAAATTTCACCTAATTACTACTTCCAAAGCAGTTTAATTGGTGGGAGGGCTATTTTATTCCTTCAGACTTTAATAAAAAGTACACAGTATTaaatgttttcaacttttttttttatataagcaACAGCTGAAAGTTCCAAATGGGCTGGTTGTCACTGAGGTTTCATAGGAAAGAGCATATGGCCTAAAGCAGGGGGTAAGCTTCAACAAGGATGAGTAGCCAAGAATCAAAAAGGCTAAATAGTATTCGATTAAAGGGTCTATCGCTGTCCTAAAAGTAATCTAATTATAACAAGTTTAATCTTCTTTAAGAGGGGGAAGCAAAGTGAAGCTGGGAGTTAGAAGAATTTTAGTATGCTTCTCATAAATAAGAAGTGTAGTTTGGATAAGTTGTCATTGTCCATTCAGGGATAGAAAATTCCCCCAATCTTCCTAGGCCCAGTCAGCTGTTAGGTAGCTAAACATTTCATATGTTCAGCAAAACAGCGCATGACTGCTAGATTAGAAACTCCAAAAGTAATCAGAATTTTTAAACAcctgtttttaaatcttttcttgtTGAGTAGTTTAACTTTTAAGCACGGCTAATAATGCCCTCCTAACAGATAGGTGAAGCCATCAGTCCAAACCAATATACGGTACTGGCGAAAGCTGCCATTGAAGTTCTACATACACATGGTAGTAACATTCTCAGTGCAACAAAACTTCGAGCTAAAGCTCTAATTTTATAACTAACAGGTGTTTTCAATGAGGATTCATTATAGATCCATACTGTGAGTAAGTACACGGTTTCTCTTTTCTCATTCCCCAGAAATCCATTTGTAGGTGTATATATAACGAAAGGTTCCACAAACAGAAAATCAGTCTGAGTACAACTGCATTTTGAAACTCACCGTTGTCATTTGCTCATAAGTTTTGATACTAAAAGGGCCCTGGTCAAAATTGACAGGACGAAAACttgacacacacttttttttatcTCTGCAGCAGCTGAGTGTTCATGAGCAACCGTATAATAACTCTGAACATGTGATGAAGGAAAATAACATTTggtaagaaaacatttaaaattccaAGCTTCCAAATTAATTTTGTATACTGtgatggaggagggggaaggttaaaaagataaatttttAAAAGAGACCTTGAtgatatcagttttaaatttgtcaGCAATGATAATCCCAACACAGCTGATAGATACAATTATTGATCGCTGTCAGATAGTGTTCTTACACTGTCGGAGACCCATGGGCTTTCTTATTGTGGACTGTCTTTATGGGTCTACACGCGTCTTATTTCTAACTATCTACGGCAGCGAGGTTTTTATGTAAAGCAAGTAGAGCTAGGTTCTTATAACATTCTTAATTCAGGTGTTTCACCTGTGACTTTTTGGTGTGGCAAAATGAAATATAGATGTATATAGCAGCAAAGGTATGTGATACTTTACAAACAGATTTACATGTTTTCTGCCCAAATGGGCTTTCAGTGCTCTTTTAAGTGCAAGTTCTTTTAAATTAGCAAATCAACAAACTTGCAATCTTTAAGAttgctgaaaattatgttctagGCCTACTACAGTTCCTATTAAATCAGTGGAGACTCCCTTTGAATTCAGTTAAATTTGGACATTGATATAAATCAGAATAATAAAAATGGGGAACGATTAAGATAAAGGTTATTTTAATAGATGTATTTATATTATAACTCTTTAAAAATAgtaattatttacattttttcccaAAGCATTCATTGGACAGCATTTTCCTCTTTTGCAGAGCTCAGTTTTATGGCATGTTTGTGAAATGTGTCTCGAGTTTGAGTTCTCTAAAATTATGCATGAGAAAACATCTAACATCTGAACAAACTAGTCATGATATTTTAATAGTGTGGTGAAAGATTTAGAAAGTTAGTCTGATTATTCTAGAAGTCTTGTGCATGGAAGAGACTTGTAAAATTTTTAGATTCAGGGCATGTGCAAATTGAAGCTATGTTTTATAATTAAGAATGATTGTTGAACAAAGACATGTTGGTTTTGCTGTAAGATTGCTTATAAATGTTGTGTGCTCTCTCTAGATTTATCTACTTTAAATTTTATAGGCAATGCTGGATtgtggttttaaataaaaaatttaatttttctttatagtAGAGATTATGGATGTGGTACCAATTTTCATTAACTAGTACTGATAAGCCATTTATGTGCAAActgcatgactttttttttaagcaagtaaATTTGACAAGTGATTTAAGGGATTGTGGCCTAATTATTCTTGTGGTTTTGAATGTAATGTAATAGCTTTCTGCTTTAAGATTAATATGTGCAGTAGTTTCCAAGTTACATATTGATTTTTAACACTATTAATGCTGGATTTTCAGGTTTTTAATGGTTAGataaaaaatctgtattttacggtctgcaaatatatatatttacatataatgAAATATAAAGAAATTATGGTGACAGTGTCAATTCTCTTACTATGGGGAAATTATTAAAGAAATTCCCAAGAGTTCTGCCTACACAGAGGTTGCAGGCTCAATCACttaaaacaacaaccaaaaaacacCTTTTCCCTTGGGaataaatctcattttaaaaatccctaTTTTCTGGGAACATTTTAGATTGTGACAAAGTGGAAATAAAAGTGAAGGTTTATGTTTCATCTTCTGAGACACTGATATTGCAGAGGATTGAGGTCATTACAGTACTGTTGTGTTCTTTGTTAAAATACATTGGCACAAGAATAAACCGGAATGCATGGTCAGTCTTAGAGCTAacttcctttctttgttttgttgcattCTTAGTGTTAACTCAGCACAAAAAGATGCTTAAATGTAAACATATTAGGGTTGTCTACATATTGGAGTTTTACAGTCTAAAAACATTCAAACACTTGTGTATGTTGAACTTTATGTACTagagaagtcccattgaagccaataggttTGTTCATGAGTTAAATATAGAGAGATACTTTTGCTTTTAAGCATCTAAACAAAAATGCATTGTTGACACcattaaaagtaaaatattaacTGTCAAAAGAGTTTGTGGGATCCATTATATTGGTTAATCAACGGAGAGAGAGTTATTTACCCCTGGGGatattctgtgccactgcgcatttgcagaatttatgtccccggCCGATTTCTttatttccctgcagaaaaatgactttctgatgggaaagcaaagggaagccacaagagcggtcatgagaccctccccagcagtatgtttcgggtgcccagggcagctgacagaggtaaatcactgtgcgGTAGggagtgggactggggaagatctggctggtggctcctactctGCACTGggttcagctgctagtcccggttgggctggggagacaggacttcctcttcccatgcatggcatctggggccatgtcagacccaccccaAATTTCTccccctggctgtaggaagctctacaaactctccccccttcccccgtgcttcctgcacccattgctcctcaggtGGAGGGATCTCTGTGCAGGGAGCTGCTTCCCATGCATCCAGActccctcatacccagaccctcctacCAAGCCTCACCactccaaccagctgcacctggatccccaccccactgaggcccactcccccagcatctagACCCACCCACCGAGCCTCCCACACCACCTTTCTGAgttctgttcccctccccacccagaacctcccccgctgagccccaagtACCTTCACATGGACCCCCCCTGCAaagtcccattaccgttgcatccagaaccctccaacaagcccctgtaCATCCAGATCCTCGCCTGCTCCTGGATcttccactgagctgcctgcacccaaactgccccatacagaaccctctcaacccgcACTCAGCCCCTCCACGCTTggatcctgtcttgctgagcctgtctgtccacacctggtccacctggcacagaggagcagggccctggggtgtttctagggcaggcctggtccttgtggtgtgtcagggttgggtgcagcctcactgctgagtccgtgtcccagggggagctgcacagtgatctcccacttctgtgcagccagtggcctgtgctcatCAATGCCacgctggagcctccacatttatctgacaaataaaatttgcagaattttaaaatatagtgcaCAACATTTTAATTCTTTGGTAAAGAATGCCCTCAGGAATAGTTGAAGTGACAGCCTGTCTCTTCTGCTTAACCagtatgtgaccttgggcatatcACTTATGGCCTAGACTTTTTATGAGTGCGGAACACTTATAACAGGGTGAATTGgctttaaatcaccaagtggaaaacCTCCATTTAAATCAGAGATTTTTAATCAACTTTTTCATTTGTACTTGagctattttctaaagaaagatgcATTCTCCTAGGTTGCTATAACCATTAAATCATGTTGATTTACAattaaatagagcctttacatgAGATgtggtacatctttttgctacactataactatatttatttaagcaattatatagcttaatagtTTCACATTCTTATTAGCTGTACATTTTTAGTAGgttagaaaatagtgaatgatgttgcttatttactagaaaaaagcatcttttttcatgatttgtgttaagctgcattaggatggtaactgaaATTTAAACACTAACATATACAATTTAAACAGATCAAACTTAAATGTTTAGATATATAAACGTCTCATCAAAACATGGTTTACATTCACagttaaatgatttattaaaacaGGGGAATTAACTATAGTGAATTAAATTATTCTTTCAGGTCAGCCTGGGAAAGTTTTCAAATATGGTTAAGTGAAAGTGACTGGCACTTAAGGTCCTACTCCCCTAAATCCTGATGAAGATGACACACTCTCTTAAATTACTTAGGCTGACCTATTGTGCCATATTTGGAAAGCTTGACCTCAAAACTTAGCTGTTTTTCCCCAGATTCTTTCTTTATGTAGAAAGCAgcctttaaattacatttttgataAATGCTCttggattcagcata
Protein-coding regions in this window:
- the TPBG gene encoding trophoblast glycoprotein, which produces MAGRARRGAAAPAPGAERRAALGLLLQVLLGWGSAQQPGSCPAPCECSEAARTVKCVNRNLTAVPRDLPPYARLLFLTGNRLASLPPGAFLSSPLPQLSLLNLSGSHLQQVEAGAFASLPSLRQLDLSGNALAKLSPEAFGNASSPLEELNLSNSLHSQSVVPALAELLASGVLGNLSRLELADNRLISLPAGMFSCLPSLQHLDLRNNSLMSLQAAAFLSLAQLQSLDLSHNSLKCLRNATISQLHSLPALRRISLGHNTWVCDCCLEHLVSWLRESDQVEGKEALKCSYPDKMRDKPLVKTNSSDLDCSVPVDIQSQLQTSYVFLGIVLALIGAIFLLVLYLNRKGIKKWMYNIRDACRDHMEGYHYRYEMNADPRLTNLSSSSDV